The following coding sequences are from one Treponema bryantii window:
- a CDS encoding cyclic nucleotide-binding domain-containing protein — protein sequence MKKLLVASSNQEVLGVVKNACLNYSDYFEPIFCPDTEEAMSFVDYELPEIKILDFTSTDIDCDKILKAISSDPWLHNGGIIAVATNPSEAQKIEDLKDPNILIVQTLYTFKQNFSGLLRSLIRNQQFLFNRGMQDRIGTEEKGFFVCDNNPMDIRLYTGFLVNYLYCTNRIDDNGRFALQSTLMELLTNALEHGNCGISYEEKSEWLNNGGIILDLIDQKLRMPEYAERKIHIEYEIGKEKSTFVVKDDGDGFDWRSRLSDSAPGVEEAHGRGIALSKSLVSDLRYNDKGNEVTFDIQNIRNVSNTVPGIMMPFNAIEYKKHDIICRQNEPSNDLYFIVSGRYGVYANRKLISVLTPNDMFIGEMAFLLNDRRSATIMAAEDGKLIRIPKTMFLNLIRKNPHYGLFLSKLLAQRVIRQNRRTLQLSAEIAQLKAQKS from the coding sequence ATGAAAAAGTTGCTGGTGGCTTCTTCTAATCAAGAAGTGTTGGGTGTTGTTAAGAATGCCTGTCTGAATTATTCTGATTATTTTGAGCCTATCTTCTGTCCGGATACAGAAGAAGCCATGAGCTTTGTTGATTATGAACTCCCGGAAATCAAAATTCTTGATTTTACATCAACTGATATAGACTGTGATAAAATTTTAAAAGCAATCAGTTCTGACCCTTGGCTTCATAATGGTGGAATTATTGCTGTTGCAACAAATCCTTCTGAAGCGCAGAAAATTGAAGATCTTAAGGATCCTAACATTCTGATTGTTCAGACTCTTTATACTTTCAAACAGAATTTCAGCGGACTTTTGCGAAGTCTTATCCGTAATCAGCAGTTCCTCTTTAATCGTGGTATGCAGGATCGTATTGGAACAGAAGAGAAGGGATTTTTTGTCTGTGATAATAATCCGATGGATATCCGTCTGTATACCGGCTTCCTTGTAAATTATCTGTATTGTACAAACCGTATTGATGATAATGGACGCTTTGCCCTTCAGTCTACTCTCATGGAACTGCTTACAAATGCGCTTGAGCACGGTAACTGTGGAATCTCTTATGAAGAAAAATCTGAATGGCTGAATAACGGCGGTATCATTCTTGATTTGATAGATCAGAAACTTCGTATGCCTGAGTATGCTGAACGTAAGATTCATATCGAGTATGAAATCGGAAAAGAAAAATCTACCTTTGTTGTAAAAGATGATGGTGATGGTTTTGACTGGAGATCAAGACTGAGTGATTCTGCTCCTGGCGTTGAAGAAGCACATGGACGTGGTATTGCCCTTTCAAAATCTCTTGTTTCTGATTTGCGTTATAACGATAAGGGAAATGAAGTTACTTTTGATATTCAGAATATCAGAAATGTTTCAAATACAGTTCCTGGAATCATGATGCCGTTTAATGCAATTGAATATAAAAAGCACGATATCATCTGCCGTCAGAATGAGCCTTCTAATGATTTGTACTTTATTGTTTCTGGACGCTACGGAGTATATGCAAACCGCAAACTGATTTCGGTTCTTACTCCAAACGATATGTTTATTGGTGAAATGGCATTCCTTTTGAATGACCGCCGTTCTGCAACAATCATGGCGGCTGAAGATGGAAAGCTGATTCGCATTCCAAAGACTATGTTCTTAAATTTAATAAGGAAGAATCCGCATTACGGACTCTTCCTTTCAAAGCTGCTTGCACAGCGAGTAATCCGACAGAACCGAAGAACACTTCAGCTGTCTGCCGAGATTGCACAGCTGAAGGCTCAGAAGTCTTAG
- a CDS encoding FGGY family carbohydrate kinase — MDIGTTSLKAALVTAVGEVVSFCSVPFEEPHDRFVACSWYDAFLRAVEGLACGMGGTDAAGAVRVAGISVSGNGPTVVTDCGLTFRWNEDTGAVSELVPECARTSLFIPKILSVRKQFPKVWKKSKKLFSGPEYLIYVLTGNAVTILPEARFEKAYWNDDMLEACGIKKNLLPGFVKTAFNCGVFKSEDKLALEFTEDCPVFAGGPDFVVALIGTGTLQAGRLCDRCGSSEGLNFCTDRPVSGESLRTLPSVISGLWNVSYLIPDSGELSEEERLNAVEKGVGCLRSAAETAGISFPSEMSVTGGQTNDELLLKDKAERLGMKILRPADNHFVHSELLGDACAGWFGLGVYDSLQSAAEKIVRLKSYENL; from the coding sequence GTGGACATCGGAACGACCTCGCTTAAGGCGGCGCTTGTAACTGCTGTGGGCGAGGTCGTTTCTTTTTGTTCCGTTCCATTTGAAGAGCCTCATGACAGGTTTGTTGCCTGCTCCTGGTACGACGCATTTTTGCGCGCGGTAGAAGGACTTGCTTGTGGTATGGGCGGAACGGATGCTGCAGGGGCTGTGCGTGTGGCCGGTATTTCTGTTTCCGGCAATGGCCCAACTGTTGTAACTGACTGCGGACTTACTTTCCGCTGGAATGAGGATACGGGCGCGGTGTCGGAGCTTGTGCCGGAATGCGCTCGGACTTCTCTTTTTATTCCAAAAATCCTTTCTGTTAGAAAACAATTTCCAAAGGTCTGGAAAAAATCGAAGAAGCTTTTTTCTGGTCCTGAATATCTTATATATGTTCTTACGGGTAATGCTGTTACGATTCTTCCGGAGGCTCGTTTTGAAAAAGCTTACTGGAATGATGATATGCTTGAAGCCTGTGGAATTAAAAAAAATCTCCTGCCTGGCTTTGTAAAAACTGCATTTAATTGCGGTGTGTTTAAGAGTGAAGATAAACTTGCTTTAGAGTTTACTGAAGATTGTCCGGTTTTTGCCGGTGGCCCTGATTTTGTTGTGGCTCTTATTGGTACGGGAACTTTACAGGCCGGGCGTTTGTGTGACCGCTGTGGCAGTTCGGAAGGTCTTAATTTCTGTACGGACCGTCCTGTTTCGGGTGAAAGTCTTCGTACTTTGCCTTCTGTAATCAGCGGGCTGTGGAATGTTTCTTATCTTATTCCAGATAGCGGGGAGCTTTCTGAAGAGGAACGTCTTAATGCGGTAGAGAAGGGCGTTGGATGTCTGAGATCTGCGGCTGAGACTGCCGGTATCTCTTTTCCTTCTGAGATGTCTGTAACAGGCGGTCAGACTAATGATGAGCTTCTGCTTAAAGATAAGGCTGAACGACTTGGTATGAAGATTCTGCGCCCGGCTGATAATCACTTTGTACACAGTGAACTGCTTGGCGATGCCTGTGCCGGCTGGTTTGGTCTTGGCGTTTATGATTCTCTGCAGAGTGCTGCGGAAAAAATTGTGAGGTTGAAAAGTTATGAAAATCTATAA
- the prs gene encoding ribose-phosphate diphosphokinase: protein MPYTEPTSLAIVACPGGEAFANEVITHLKHMYKHRFTLKNDVLSKRYELTKEELVNRINLQNDLQTSDLCIRGATDKYRPPVFKVNARFTYFANGEVKTELLDTVRGKDVFIFQDVENHEVLSLNGGANKVRMTVNDHLVSLLVTIDAVRIAGAEKITLVVPAYPYARQHKRKGREGLTASLLGHIYEMQGVNRIITLDLHSREIVNAFSSCNLDNLHASYQIIRELSKIVDLTGKTEDMVIVSPDTGAIDRNKFYASGLKLPLAMIYKERDYSIVTQDAHSTNIKSVKLLGDVKGKVAFLADDMLGTGGTLLKAMEFLKNEGATKVICAISLPFFTGDAIKNFDEAYEKGLFYRIIGTNAVYHEELLKREWYISTDVSGLFANVITRIHYNQSLSELLDNRNIIEKVVKHE, encoded by the coding sequence ATGCCTTATACAGAACCAACAAGTCTTGCGATTGTTGCGTGTCCTGGTGGCGAGGCTTTCGCCAATGAAGTCATAACGCACCTTAAACACATGTACAAACACCGCTTCACCTTGAAGAACGATGTATTGTCTAAGCGTTATGAGCTGACTAAAGAAGAGCTTGTGAACAGAATCAATCTGCAGAATGATTTGCAGACGTCTGATCTGTGCATAAGAGGTGCAACCGATAAGTACCGTCCGCCTGTTTTCAAGGTAAATGCTCGGTTTACTTATTTTGCAAATGGTGAGGTGAAAACTGAACTGCTTGATACTGTCCGTGGAAAAGACGTTTTCATTTTCCAGGATGTTGAGAATCATGAAGTTCTTTCACTTAATGGCGGTGCAAACAAAGTTCGGATGACTGTAAATGATCATCTTGTTTCACTGCTCGTAACTATTGATGCTGTGCGAATTGCCGGTGCTGAGAAAATCACACTTGTAGTTCCTGCGTATCCGTATGCGCGTCAGCATAAGCGTAAGGGTCGTGAAGGTCTTACTGCCAGCCTGCTTGGTCATATTTATGAAATGCAGGGCGTAAACCGAATCATCACTCTCGACCTGCATTCCCGTGAAATTGTAAACGCTTTCTCATCTTGTAATCTTGATAACCTGCATGCAAGCTATCAGATTATCCGTGAGTTGAGCAAGATTGTTGATTTGACTGGTAAAACTGAGGATATGGTTATTGTATCTCCAGATACTGGTGCTATTGACAGAAATAAATTCTATGCTTCTGGACTTAAACTTCCACTTGCTATGATCTATAAAGAGCGCGATTACTCTATTGTAACTCAGGACGCTCATTCTACAAACATTAAGTCTGTTAAGTTACTTGGTGATGTTAAAGGTAAGGTTGCATTCCTTGCTGATGATATGCTGGGTACTGGTGGAACTCTGCTTAAGGCTATGGAGTTCCTTAAGAACGAAGGTGCTACAAAGGTTATTTGTGCAATTTCCCTTCCATTCTTTACAGGCGATGCAATCAAGAACTTTGATGAAGCTTATGAGAAGGGCTTGTTCTACCGCATTATCGGTACTAACGCCGTATATCACGAAGAGCTTCTGAAACGTGAATGGTATATCAGCACTGATGTAAGCGGATTGTTTGCTAACGTAATCACCCGCATTCACTACAATCAGTCGTTGAGCGAACTGCTTGATAATAGAAATATTATTGAGAAGGTGGTAAAGCACGAATAA
- a CDS encoding formate--tetrahydrofolate ligase: MTDIEIAQKNKMIPVADVAAKIGITADKLENYGPYKAKITFDELRALQEKAASKPGKLILVTAVTPTPAGEGKSTVSIGLADGLNKIGKKTVVALREPSLGPCFGVKGGACGGGYAQIVPMEDINLHFTGDIHAISIANNLIAALIDNHLQQGNELGIDPRTISWKRCVDLNDRALRNITIGLGGRLQGVPREDHFSIAVASEIMAIVCLSRTISELKERIDRIVIGQNYARENITFGQLKCTGAIAALLKDVIKPNLVQTLEKNPAFVHGGPFANIAHGCNSVNATLCALATGDYVVTEAGFAADLGAEKFLDIKCRAAGLKPSAVVIVATIRALKMHGGVAKADLSKPDTAALEKGFANLKTHIENIAKFGLPSVVAINKFITDSDEEIALIEKLCRNVGSQAILTEGWGKGGEGAKDLAKAVAELADSGKADYHPLYELDLPLADKIRKLAKEIYRADDVEFDSAALKKLKAFEDAGYGKLPVCVAKTQNSISHDPKLIGAPSGYTFPVRDVQLYAGAGFVVALAGDIMTMPGLPKAPAALDIDVDDNGVISGLF, translated from the coding sequence ATGACAGATATTGAAATCGCTCAGAAAAACAAAATGATTCCGGTTGCAGATGTTGCTGCAAAAATCGGAATTACAGCAGACAAGCTCGAAAATTATGGGCCTTATAAGGCTAAAATTACTTTTGATGAACTTCGTGCCTTGCAGGAAAAGGCTGCTTCAAAGCCTGGAAAACTGATTCTTGTTACTGCTGTTACCCCTACTCCGGCTGGTGAAGGAAAGTCCACCGTTTCAATTGGACTTGCAGACGGACTTAATAAAATCGGAAAGAAAACTGTTGTCGCTCTTCGTGAGCCTAGTCTTGGACCTTGTTTTGGTGTAAAAGGCGGTGCCTGTGGCGGCGGATACGCACAGATTGTTCCAATGGAAGACATCAACCTGCACTTTACAGGTGACATTCACGCAATCTCAATTGCAAATAACCTGATTGCAGCCCTTATTGATAACCACTTACAGCAGGGCAATGAACTTGGAATTGATCCACGCACAATTTCATGGAAGCGCTGTGTAGACTTGAATGACCGTGCCCTCCGCAACATCACAATCGGACTCGGCGGACGCCTTCAGGGAGTTCCTCGCGAGGATCACTTCTCAATCGCAGTTGCTTCAGAAATTATGGCAATTGTATGTTTGAGCCGTACAATCAGCGAACTTAAGGAACGCATTGACCGTATCGTAATCGGCCAGAACTATGCCCGCGAAAACATTACTTTTGGTCAGCTTAAGTGCACAGGCGCAATTGCTGCCCTTCTTAAAGATGTAATCAAACCAAACCTTGTACAGACTCTGGAAAAGAATCCTGCCTTTGTACACGGCGGACCATTTGCAAATATCGCTCACGGCTGTAACAGTGTTAACGCAACTTTGTGTGCCCTTGCAACAGGAGACTATGTTGTAACTGAAGCAGGCTTTGCAGCAGACCTTGGAGCAGAAAAGTTCCTCGACATCAAGTGCCGCGCCGCAGGCCTCAAGCCAAGCGCAGTTGTAATTGTTGCGACAATCCGCGCACTTAAGATGCACGGTGGAGTTGCCAAGGCAGATCTCAGTAAGCCAGACACAGCAGCACTTGAAAAAGGTTTTGCTAACCTTAAGACTCATATAGAAAACATTGCAAAGTTCGGACTCCCATCTGTAGTTGCAATCAATAAGTTTATTACAGACTCAGACGAAGAAATTGCTCTTATCGAAAAACTTTGCCGCAATGTTGGTTCTCAGGCAATTCTTACAGAAGGCTGGGGAAAAGGCGGAGAAGGTGCCAAAGATCTCGCTAAAGCTGTTGCAGAACTTGCAGACAGCGGTAAAGCTGATTACCATCCTCTTTACGAACTAGATCTTCCACTTGCTGACAAAATCAGAAAACTTGCTAAAGAGATTTACCGTGCAGATGACGTTGAGTTTGACTCTGCAGCACTTAAAAAGCTTAAGGCTTTTGAAGACGCAGGTTATGGAAAACTTCCAGTATGCGTTGCTAAAACTCAGAACTCTATCAGCCACGATCCAAAACTCATTGGAGCTCCAAGCGGCTACACATTCCCGGTTCGCGACGTTCAGTTGTATGCTGGAGCAGGCTTTGTAGTAGCACTCGCCGGCGACATCATGACAATGCCAGGCCTTCCAAAGGCACCTGCCGCACTGGATATTGATGTGGATGATAATGGAGTAATCAGCGGATTATTCTAA
- a CDS encoding leucine-rich repeat domain-containing protein — MKKRFFSSFLALLFILLITSCAGAYNDYKEKNTGSVSLNVGQIAQSVLQANRSISREGDEKDFIEPWQCISSAVLKINVETKGDYKTSETKELSFNYAKYMGFVEDYSNEPVTSDKPVEEENYLETTFKDEVIELKIPVGKTISIDMTVDQELSWDENKLEQFYNQLLTEMENSGASEEEIAKFTFESFKESLDLQFNGEMGIRLKGTSEEITVHEGENPVTITLKEVPYNGGEEVERKYYLIHLQSQNAATLTYEEPISFEYMSIDEDGARLKAICYYYEPVGYFINEEKSDQDWKEDDFGNLYMDIYFDYNEEAKKEGLYQTVGLDNIENRYTITLYSAKNQTDSGIYMIANSDGLQVSYGEWKDISGTDAKIPSFEFTENLYLNDLNGLSFAEDNTLTYSDMSDGFMFKSANGKEIDFGKLEPFNGEITEYYQYYNIYLQEPGAETSVVYKEPVELPYIEDAYGAELKEFVYRNCNIFGWYYDNEGEWITNGNLIYKDVYFYYDESKIMELSYQSRGMTDEEESYLLSMYALKNNSGEGIYFIEKIDNENIGYSYGKWESTAAGASPLTSIEFTEELAYNFISDCIGFAPSSGNQNIQVFNGTSSFNFASTNDVTIKFESLVTATPVNGSGTINPVLPNQFTIAIASAEETYYLNKGTIDFKLTDADGQEIDVSNVFWEYEISHGKTTIPDNGTYYTYENPGSLELKNLPASGTYQINVFVTPANRDYENFEMANAVFNVTVDDKLLLEFNLSSCYVENEFTSDFQNLVDSHNAKIVLQGEINEEYGIFLAKLKAAIYHPENPDDPVYNLYDLDLSQVTTTNTDNEEQGYFSNCLALHSIIFPEDFTTVNNWSFNDCINLEKIELGTAVAIIGTSTFSGCTNLSSVVIPETAQLKVIDSSAFEGDTALTSLTLPASVIALGDKAIGRIESLTLLDEDGTWWYIEDDELRSAWISWWENPDEANPPNENADGTLDGIDGIDSSWSLAEKILYAVNEKHCLLFCQK; from the coding sequence ATGAAGAAACGTTTTTTTAGCAGTTTTTTAGCGCTGCTTTTTATTCTGCTGATAACCAGCTGTGCCGGAGCTTATAATGATTACAAAGAAAAAAACACCGGTTCAGTTTCATTAAATGTTGGACAAATAGCACAAAGCGTCCTGCAAGCAAACCGTTCAATAAGCCGTGAGGGAGACGAAAAAGATTTTATTGAACCCTGGCAGTGTATTTCGTCAGCAGTTCTTAAAATTAATGTAGAAACAAAAGGTGATTATAAAACCTCTGAAACAAAAGAACTTTCCTTTAATTATGCAAAGTACATGGGCTTTGTTGAAGATTATTCAAATGAGCCAGTTACATCCGATAAGCCTGTTGAGGAAGAAAATTATTTAGAGACAACTTTCAAAGATGAAGTTATAGAATTGAAAATTCCAGTTGGTAAAACCATTTCAATTGATATGACAGTAGATCAGGAATTAAGCTGGGATGAAAATAAACTTGAGCAGTTTTATAACCAGCTGCTTACTGAAATGGAAAATTCTGGAGCCTCTGAGGAAGAGATAGCAAAATTTACTTTTGAATCATTTAAAGAAAGTCTTGACTTACAGTTTAATGGTGAAATGGGAATCCGTCTCAAAGGTACTTCTGAAGAAATCACAGTCCACGAAGGAGAAAATCCTGTTACAATCACCCTTAAAGAAGTTCCATATAATGGTGGAGAGGAAGTAGAGAGAAAATATTATCTTATTCATTTACAGAGTCAAAATGCTGCAACTCTAACTTACGAGGAGCCAATTTCATTTGAATACATGAGTATTGATGAAGACGGAGCAAGACTTAAGGCAATTTGTTATTACTATGAACCTGTTGGTTATTTCATAAATGAAGAAAAGAGTGATCAGGATTGGAAAGAAGATGATTTTGGCAATCTCTATATGGATATCTATTTTGATTATAATGAAGAAGCCAAAAAGGAAGGTTTGTATCAGACAGTTGGATTAGATAATATAGAGAACAGATATACAATAACTTTATACAGCGCTAAAAATCAAACAGACTCTGGTATCTATATGATAGCTAATTCAGATGGTTTGCAAGTTTCTTACGGAGAATGGAAAGATATATCTGGAACTGATGCAAAAATACCGTCTTTTGAATTTACAGAAAACCTGTATTTAAATGATCTTAATGGTCTTTCTTTTGCAGAGGATAATACCCTTACATATTCAGATATGAGTGATGGTTTCATGTTCAAGAGTGCAAATGGAAAAGAAATTGATTTTGGAAAGTTAGAACCTTTTAATGGGGAAATAACTGAATATTATCAGTATTACAATATTTATTTGCAGGAGCCTGGTGCAGAAACTTCGGTAGTCTATAAAGAGCCTGTTGAATTGCCATATATTGAAGATGCTTATGGTGCTGAATTAAAAGAGTTCGTATACCGTAATTGTAATATATTTGGCTGGTATTATGACAACGAAGGTGAATGGATAACCAATGGAAATCTGATATATAAGGATGTTTATTTTTATTATGATGAAAGTAAAATAATGGAGCTTTCTTATCAGTCAAGGGGAATGACAGATGAAGAAGAATCTTATTTATTGTCTATGTATGCGTTGAAAAATAATTCTGGAGAAGGAATTTATTTCATTGAAAAAATAGACAATGAGAATATTGGCTATTCTTACGGAAAATGGGAATCAACAGCAGCTGGTGCAAGCCCACTTACATCAATAGAATTTACCGAAGAATTGGCTTACAACTTTATAAGTGATTGTATTGGTTTTGCACCAAGTTCTGGCAATCAAAATATACAGGTTTTTAATGGAACTTCTAGTTTTAATTTCGCATCAACAAATGATGTGACAATTAAATTCGAGTCTCTGGTAACAGCTACTCCTGTAAATGGTAGTGGCACAATTAATCCAGTTTTGCCAAATCAGTTTACAATTGCTATTGCTTCCGCAGAAGAAACTTATTATCTGAACAAGGGAACAATCGATTTTAAACTTACTGATGCTGATGGCCAGGAAATTGATGTCTCAAATGTATTTTGGGAATATGAAATCAGCCATGGAAAAACAACAATCCCAGATAATGGTACTTATTATACTTATGAAAATCCTGGCTCACTGGAACTCAAAAATCTTCCAGCCAGCGGTACTTACCAGATCAACGTTTTTGTAACACCAGCTAATCGGGATTATGAAAATTTTGAGATGGCTAATGCTGTGTTTAATGTAACTGTAGATGATAAGCTTTTATTAGAGTTCAATCTTTCATCATGTTATGTAGAAAATGAGTTCACTTCGGATTTCCAGAATCTGGTTGATTCGCATAATGCAAAGATTGTTCTTCAAGGTGAAATTAATGAGGAATACGGAATTTTTCTTGCTAAATTAAAGGCTGCTATATACCATCCAGAAAATCCTGATGATCCAGTATACAATTTATACGATTTAGACTTATCTCAGGTTACAACTACCAATACAGATAATGAAGAGCAAGGATATTTTTCAAACTGTTTAGCATTACACTCTATTATTTTCCCAGAAGATTTTACAACAGTTAATAACTGGTCTTTCAACGACTGTATTAATCTGGAGAAAATAGAATTAGGTACAGCTGTAGCAATAATTGGAACATCTACTTTCTCAGGCTGTACAAATCTTTCTTCTGTTGTAATACCAGAGACAGCTCAGTTAAAAGTGATTGATTCTTCAGCTTTTGAAGGTGATACAGCTTTAACATCACTGACACTTCCAGCTTCAGTTATTGCTCTTGGTGATAAGGCAATTGGTAGAATAGAATCACTTACTTTACTGGATGAAGATGGTACCTGGTGGTATATAGAAGATGATGAACTAAGGAGCGCCTGGATTTCCTGGTGGGAAAATCCAGATGAGGCTAATCCTCCAAATGAAAATGCAGATGGTACTTTAGATGGTATTGATGGAATAGATTCATCTTGGTCACTTGCTGAGAAAATATTATATGCAGTAAATGAAAAGCATTGTTTGTTATTCTGTCAAAAATAG
- a CDS encoding MBL fold metallo-hydrolase: MKTRPFISNIELTNDGKLSLFFIGTGNAFTKTSFQTNLLLVKGKEHLLIDCGTLCSYAFENLYNGKITDIRNLLLTHPHADHIGGVEEMALAGKYITKQKINLIINDEFKKLLWNQSLRGGIQYSEEGKMTFEDYFNQLKPKQILKKPFEMYEIDAFGMNLKLFRTRHVCTKRDSLKNSQISYGLIIDDKVLFTADTQYNPTQLKFLLDKYKNIEVIFHDCDIKGFSRGVHAAYDELNLLPAEIRAKTYLCHYSEAVNTIDALVDGFAGLAKHWVYYDFD; this comes from the coding sequence ATGAAAACGCGACCGTTCATTTCAAATATTGAATTGACCAATGATGGTAAATTATCTCTATTTTTTATTGGAACTGGCAATGCCTTTACTAAAACGTCTTTTCAAACCAATCTTCTGCTTGTAAAAGGTAAGGAGCATCTTCTTATTGACTGTGGAACTTTATGTTCTTATGCTTTTGAAAATCTTTACAACGGAAAAATCACAGATATCAGGAATCTTTTGCTTACACATCCCCATGCAGATCATATTGGTGGTGTTGAAGAAATGGCTCTTGCCGGTAAATACATTACAAAGCAGAAAATAAATCTTATTATAAATGATGAGTTTAAAAAGCTTCTGTGGAATCAATCTCTTCGTGGCGGTATTCAGTACAGCGAAGAAGGGAAAATGACTTTTGAAGATTATTTTAATCAGCTTAAGCCAAAACAGATTCTGAAGAAGCCTTTTGAAATGTATGAAATTGACGCTTTTGGAATGAATCTTAAACTATTCAGAACCCGTCATGTTTGTACAAAAAGAGATTCACTTAAGAATTCTCAGATTTCCTATGGACTGATTATTGATGATAAGGTATTATTTACTGCCGACACTCAATATAATCCAACTCAGTTGAAATTTTTGCTGGATAAATATAAGAATATCGAAGTTATTTTCCATGACTGTGATATAAAAGGTTTTTCTCGAGGCGTTCATGCCGCTTATGATGAACTGAATCTTTTACCGGCTGAGATTCGGGCTAAGACTTATCTGTGTCACTATTCTGAAGCAGTAAATACAATTGATGCTTTGGTTGATGGTTTTGCAGGTTTAGCTAAGCACTGGGTTTATTATGATTTTGATTAG
- a CDS encoding glycosyltransferase family 2 protein, which produces MKTIPHISVCIPLYGTEPLLAQCLRSVFLQDFDSFEVIVLSDASLGKDEKGRNGRKITKHVLKECKKIRKENGLAKISVRFIEHRENMGLVEVRRSLIFYAQGKYISYIDSDDVMVQEALKTLYETAENQRADIVQGHSTAGNFDASGNFIPADKNIYSNITIGSVCGHDIQKNWLTNGSIAGVLWAKLYKRALLEKAFESIPHIECNMAEDFLISFFTTFYAEKYVGIENLVYQYRAQSGMSSKRKIDSLKKIRMVCSTASVFAVISQSEELKTLDENEVNCVRRYSSYYLKDNIKQLQDNVIPELKNTAREILCEYWGESFVNRIEKNMAENN; this is translated from the coding sequence TTGAAAACTATTCCGCATATTTCAGTCTGCATCCCACTGTATGGCACTGAGCCGCTTTTGGCTCAGTGCCTTCGTTCTGTCTTTCTGCAGGATTTTGATTCTTTTGAAGTTATTGTTTTATCTGATGCAAGCTTGGGAAAAGATGAAAAAGGGCGTAATGGCAGAAAGATCACAAAGCATGTATTAAAAGAGTGCAAAAAAATCAGAAAAGAAAATGGACTTGCAAAAATCTCTGTACGATTTATAGAGCACCGTGAAAATATGGGCTTAGTTGAAGTTCGCCGTTCTCTTATCTTTTATGCCCAGGGTAAATATATTTCATATATCGATAGCGATGATGTGATGGTGCAGGAAGCTCTAAAAACTTTGTACGAAACCGCAGAAAATCAGAGAGCAGATATTGTTCAGGGGCACTCAACGGCCGGTAACTTTGATGCTTCTGGTAATTTTATTCCGGCAGATAAAAATATTTATTCAAATATAACAATAGGTTCTGTTTGCGGTCATGATATTCAAAAGAACTGGCTTACTAATGGAAGTATTGCCGGAGTCTTATGGGCGAAACTTTATAAGAGGGCTTTGCTCGAAAAAGCTTTTGAAAGTATTCCTCACATTGAATGTAATATGGCAGAGGATTTTTTGATTTCTTTTTTTACTACGTTTTATGCAGAAAAATATGTAGGTATTGAAAATCTGGTATATCAATATAGAGCTCAAAGTGGTATGAGCAGTAAGAGGAAAATTGATTCACTTAAGAAAATCCGCATGGTATGTTCAACGGCAAGTGTTTTTGCTGTTATTTCCCAATCTGAAGAATTAAAAACTCTAGATGAAAATGAAGTAAATTGTGTCCGCCGTTATTCATCTTATTATCTAAAAGATAATATTAAACAACTGCAGGATAACGTTATTCCTGAACTCAAAAACACCGCCCGCGAAATTCTCTGCGAATACTGGGGAGAATCGTTTGTGAATAGAATTGAAAAAAATATGGCAGAAAATAACTGA
- a CDS encoding HAD family hydrolase — protein MKIYKIPSDLKAFIFDIDSTLYTNSVYAFEQVDCQVRQFAKERGITADEARRMVADYRKKFAAEHNGSKVSLGNTLLAFGVPIEQSVQWRRELLEPSDFLGRDEKLIETLKILQSKYKLICVTNNPVLPARKTLEAIGVSEFFPEIVGLDTCFKSKPAVEPFQTAVERLGDGIRAENCLAVGDRYDMDIALPIEMGMGGILISGVEEVYQILKSVL, from the coding sequence ATGAAAATCTATAAAATTCCGAGTGACCTCAAAGCCTTTATTTTTGATATTGATTCAACTTTATATACAAATTCTGTTTATGCCTTTGAACAGGTGGACTGTCAGGTTCGTCAGTTTGCAAAGGAGAGGGGAATTACTGCGGATGAGGCACGCCGTATGGTTGCTGATTACCGCAAAAAGTTTGCAGCAGAGCATAATGGCAGTAAGGTTAGCCTTGGAAATACTCTGCTTGCTTTTGGTGTGCCTATTGAACAGAGTGTGCAGTGGCGGCGGGAACTTCTAGAGCCATCGGATTTTCTTGGCCGCGACGAAAAGCTTATTGAAACTCTGAAAATCCTTCAGTCAAAATATAAACTTATCTGTGTTACAAATAATCCTGTGCTTCCTGCCCGAAAAACTCTGGAAGCTATTGGTGTTTCTGAATTCTTCCCGGAAATTGTCGGTCTTGATACCTGCTTCAAATCAAAACCTGCTGTTGAGCCGTTCCAGACTGCAGTTGAGCGTCTTGGAGACGGAATTCGTGCAGAAAACTGCCTTGCTGTAGGTGACCGATATGATATGGACATCGCTTTACCCATTGAAATGGGCATGGGGGGAATTTTGATAAGTGGTGTAGAAGAAGTATACCAAATTTTAAAAAGTGTGTTATAA